From Pantoea vagans:
TCACGGTTTCACAACGCCCGTCGGCGGTGCCACCCATAAAAGTGTTGGCATAGTCAAAATCAAAGCGCAGCTGGTTTACCACGCCCAGCCGCAGCGCCGGGATCAGCAGCTCATGATTCTTGTCCATCATTCCCTGAATCAGCGGAATATGCAGCAGTTGCTGCCCGGCGGTATTTTTCGGCACCAGCGGGTAGTCCTGAATAAACTGATTATTCAGGTTAACGGCCAGCCGTGAGCCATCCGGGTGGACAGGCGAGGTATAGCGATAGCTCAGATCCATATCGATACCGCGCGCCCGTACCAGGAAGAGATCGGGCGGCAGGTTCAGCGTCAGGCTGATCGGGTTGGGCTGCAGACCGTCAGACTGTAACTGGTTTTCATACTGCGTCAGCTCTGCAAAAGTGGTGCGGCGATCGGTCCGCACCCAGTTTGGCGCATCATAGGGCTGACGCGGTGCCAGCAGTGTGACACGGTCGACGGTGGCGCTGTCGCCGCGTAACAGCAGCTCACCCTGCGCAATCCCCTGCACCGCCGTCAGCAGATCGTCGTCGTTGCGTCCCAGGATTAGCAGCATTTTTTCATAAGGACTGTCAGGCTGGCTTACCATCGCCACGGTCGGCTTCATCACCGGCGGCAAATTTTTCAGGAAATCCGGGCGTGCATCGTTGGTGGCAAACACCACCGCATGCTGCTGTTGCGGCAGCTGATTGTAGAGCACCGGAAAATGCTGTCCGCGCCAGGCGGCTTTGCTGCCGAACCAGGAGGCCAGGATCGCGGCGGCACGCTGCTGGTTAACGTCTGGCCGGGCAGCAAACACCATCGGCAGGGTCAGCGGTCGCGTGTCACGCGTATCAAGAAAGGGCTCCGGGAAATGAGACAGGTCATTTTTCAGCGGCAGCTTTTGTAGCGTCAGAGCCAGACCGCTCTCTTTGCCGATATCGAGCCAGATGGTGCTGTTGGCCGGATTTTCACAGATGTTGGCGTAGTGACCGACCAGCTCAAAGCGAACGCGGTTAAAGTCGGTGATAAAACGGGGATCGATCGCCAGCTGCATCTGATTCTGTTTGCCAATTTGTTCCGGCGTCAGGGTAATCAGGCTCACCAGCTCATCATTGAGATAGACTTTCAGCTGCGACAGCGTGGGCAGCAGCGCAGGCGACGGCCGGTAGCTGAGATTAAGCAGCGCACGTGTCACTACCTCATCACTGCGCACCCCGAACTCGATCTGCCCGCTGGGGCGCGTTCCGCTCAGCGTCATGCTGCCCGGCGGCGGCGCCAGCTTAGCAAAGCTCAGCTGACTGCTACGCAGCGGCGCGGCAGGCTGCTGCGGCAACGATTGCACCGCCGTTTCTCCGGTAGCCATGACCGGTGCACTCTCCTGCGCCACGGCACTGCTCAGCGTTGCCGAGCCCAGCAGCAGCGCAGCGACCCACCTGTTTATTCCTGTTGTCGTCATATCATCAACTCAATGCAGATTTTTTGAAGCGGGCACGCGTCCGATGCCTTGCGGCAACAGCGAAGCCAGCCAGCTTACCCCAGCGGTAAGCAGGTTAAACAACCGACGTAACTGCGGCGGGCCATATTCCGCCAGGCGCAGATAACCTTTAAAGCCGAGGATCATGATGTCGGCCAGACTCTGCACTGGCTTATCCTCCGGAAAACCGTCCTGCCACAGTGCCCAGGTATCAGCACGGGCGAAGGTGCACTGGATAAAATCAATATGTTGCTGGGTGGTCAGCTGATGCAGACGGACACCCGCCCGACGGCCAAAGACACGCTGAACCTGGCACGGAAAGCTGAACTCCTGCTGTCCACGACGCAGCAGCAGCCAGACTTTTTCATCCTCCCGCAGCGCATCCGGTTCGCGCATCTCCAGCCCCACACCGCCGTCAGAGTAGTCACGCAGCGTACAGGGCAGCATATGACCATCTTCGCGTGCGATGGCGGCGGGCATGGCAATCTCTACCCGATGCGCCTCGCGGATCTGTCGAGCTTCAACCGACACCGCCACCGCGCCACCGAGAATAATCATGTTGTAAATCACCCAAATCAGGCTTACGCATACCGTCAGTATCTCGTTTGCCGGGCCATGCTGTATGCGCCAGAACGCCATCAGCACACCCGCCAGATTGAGCAGCACCAGCAGCATATAGGGCTTGGTGATCACCCAGTCCAGATGCTGCTCCTCAACCAGTCCGCCTTTGGCGGTAACGTTAAACTTGCCTTTGTGGGGATTGAACAACGCCACGGTGGTCGGGCGGGCGATATACCAGGCCAACACCGTCTCGTAGACTTCGCTCCAGAAAGAGTGACGCCAGCGCCCCTGGATACGCGAGTTGGTGAGGCTGGTATGCAGCATGTGAGGTAAAACATAAATCGCGATCGCCAGCGCAGGCGCGTAGATGATGTAGGCGTGGCAGAGTAAAAATGCTAGCGGTGCCAGCAGGAAGACCAGCCGTGGAATGCCGGACAGGAAGTGCAGCATGGCGTTGGCATAACAGAGCCGCTGCACCCACTTCAGCCCTTTACCAAACAGCGGGTTGTCCAGGCGGAAAATCTGCACCATGCCGCGTGCCCAGCGGATACGCTGCCCGATATGCGCTGACAGGCTTTCGGTTGCCAGTCCGGCCGCCTGAGGAATGCGGATGTAGGCCGAGGTGTAGCCACGCCGGTGCAGACGCAGCGAGGTATGGGCATCTTCAGTCACGGTTTCGACGGCAATACCGCCAATCTCTTCCAGCGCGGTGCGACGCAGAATGGCGCAGGAGCCGCAGAAGAAGGTGGCGTCCCAGGTATCATTACCGTCCTGCACCAGCCCGTAAAACAGCGACCCCTCATTAGGCGTACGGCGAAACCGCCCGAGATTGCGCTCAAACGGATCGGGCGAAAAGAAGTGATGCGGCGTCTGCAGCATCGCCAGCCGCGGATCCTTGATAAACCAGCCCATGGCCATCTGTAAAAATGAGCGTGTCGGCACATGGTCGCAGTCAAAAATCGAGACGAAGTCGCTGCGGCAGTACTTTTTCAGCGCGTGGTTGATGTTGCCCGCCTTGGCATGTTCGTTAGAGGGACGCACGACATAGTTGATGCCCACGCTGGCAGCAAAGTCGCGAAATTCCGGCCGGTTGCCGTCGTCGAGCAGATAGATAGTCAGGCGGTCTTTCGGCCAGTCGATGCCCAGCGCAGCATAGAGCGTCGGTCTGACAACGCTGAGCGGTTCGTTATAGGTCGGCACCAGCAGGTCCACCGATGGCCACTGCGAACGATCCGCCGGCATAGAAACCGGCTGGCGATTAAGCGGCCAGAGCGTCTGGAAATAGCCCAGCACCAGCACCACCCAGGCATAGGTCTCTGCTGCAATCAGTAGCAGACCAAAGATCAGGCTCAGCGGATCGTCCCAGTTCAGCGTCGAGGTATAGCGCCACCAGAGGTAGCGGCACGACACGGTCAGCGACAGCACGATGAGCATCATCGTGGGAAAACGCCCCGGTATGCGCCGTACCAGCATCGCCAGCCCCCAGAGCAGTACGACAAAAATAAACTGGGTCATCAGACCAAAGGGCTGACTGATACAGAGCAGTGCCAGCAGTGAGGCAAAGAGGGCAACGACGACGAAAAGGCTGCGCCGCATCAGCGGTGACAGGCGCTTCAGCCGCTGTTCAAGACGCGTATCAATGCTGTGGGTTTGCGAGCGGGCGACAAGATTATCCAGCCAGCGATAACCGTGGTGCCGCCAGCCAGTCAGCACGCTCAGGCGGTTAACGCCGTCGCGCCCGCCCGCACCCGGTAGCCGGATCACAATCAGCCAGAGTGTCTGAATCAGATAACGCAAAATATCCAGCGGACGCGGACGCTCCGGAGAAATGTGCGGGTAAAGGCGGCGGCGCTGCTGAATAACACGCTGCCAGGCCGGGCTTTCGAAACGGAGCAGCATCAGCCCCAGAACAGACCAGAACAGGTGAAGTGCACTGGCGAAGCGGGAAGCGCCATTGCCTCGCGCGGTGGTATAGCCGCTGTGCAGTGATTGCCAGGCGGGAGCAGTCAACAGCCAGCGCAACGGGTTCACGACCTCACCCCATTCAGATTGAGCAGCAGCCAGTTTGCCAGCGTGACGATCTCTTCGCTGACTAACGCATGTGGCCGATATTCACCAACCGGCTGCTTCATCATCAGCGCTTCAGCCAGCGCCTCATCGCGGTGGATCAGCAATGGTATCAGCTCTGTCAGCGAAGCCATCCAGAGCTGATGGAGGTCCTGCTGCAGACGGCTGTTGGCATTGAACTGATTGATGATAAAGCGGGTACGTGCCGGAAAATGGCGCTGGCTCAGACGTAGATGACAATTCGCATCTGGCTGAGTGACGCACAGTATACCGTCCAGTGCCGGAAAGAGCGTTTCGTGCCACGGCAGGGGATCGGCGGGCAGATCGAAAATAATCCACTGATAGCGCGCCTGCAGGTCCGGCAATGCCTGGAGCAGCGGCGCGGCTACCGCCTCATTCTGGTGGGCAATAGTCAACGCATGCTGATGAGAGAGCACACCATGTGGAAGCAAATCAGGTCCATTGGGATAGCGAAGCGCGGCATGCTGCCACTCCCCGTCATCGCACAGCGCCTGCATCCAGCCACTCTCCTGCTGAGCGGGCAGATTAAAATGCACGCCGAGCTGACTGATCGGCGAGCCATCGATCAGCAAGACCCGCTCGCCGAGGGTGGCGAGCGCCCAGCCGAGTCCGGCACAAAGAGAGGTTGTGCCAATGCCGCCCCGCACGCCCTGAAGCGCTATCAGCGGCATCAGTCAGATTGCTCAGGCTGGCTGGGGAGCGTTTCCGCTAACAGCGGCCAGCGCGACACGATCTCTTTCAGGCGCTCTTCACGTGCAATGTCGACATAGCGAAAAGAGTGCAAAGAAAAGGCGTCACGCAAAGCGCTAATATCATCCTGACGATCGCCGGCAGTGGCGACAGGGGTATAAAGATTTTGGTTTTTCATTACTTTTCGCCAAAAATAAAACAATGTCAGACTCAGAATGACCGTCTGCGCGCAAAAAAGGGCATTGAAAAAAAATTTCCTGAAACGCGGCATTTGCAGAACATTGTGAGTCAGCCTGTCATTAGCAATGTTCAAATTTCTCAGGTTACATCCAGGCCTGTCTATAATAAGCTAGCCTGGACTGGAAAAATAACGAATTCAATATGAAAAATTCTTTTTCGCTAGGGCTGTTGCATGTTCAGCCTGAATTAACGGCATTGCAAACCCCTGGCTGTTATTGGGTCACTTGTGCACGGCAGGATGACGCCCGCACTTTTATTCGACAGGTGATTTCACATCAGCAGGCCGTCACGCTAATCAGCGCTGATCAGCCGCCGCGTGATTTACTGACGCCCGACCCGGTCGGCGGTCCTGACCGTATCCCGCTGTTTTCTCTTCCCAAAAGCAAACGAAGTCTGTTGCAGCTGGAAAGTGATTTTCTGCGCACGTTCGGCAGTAAAAATGGCCTGGTGATATTTAACAGCAGCGCAGCGCAATGGGATAAGCTCGATGACGCCGAATTAACGCGGTGGATAAAGGGTATGCGCCACACGCTGCATAAAAGAAAACTCACGCTGTTAATCGTGACGTCCGGTTCCACTATAATAAACCTGAGTAATAATCTTCAGCGTTATTTTCGTCAGCTGGATGGCGTGGCGCATTTGGGTTTTCAGCAGGATAGCTGGCAGTATCGAATTAACTGGTGGTATGCCGCAGAACGCCTGCTGGCCGATCGTGCAATACGCCTGGGCTGTGAAGAAGATCGTTTCTTTACGTTAAATGAAAATCAGGAACCGCTGAGCCTTAATGACGAGCAGCATTATCTTGCGGACAAAATCGTGCTTGAGGGTGCACCGCCACTTTCACGCCAGTGGCAACTCTTTGATGATAATGAGCAGGTCTGGTTACGGGCTCAACAGGCCAATGCCGCAACGGTTATTTTCAGCCTGACCCGAAGCGACCTGATCAACGAACTGGCGAAGTTTGTACACAGCCTGCGACGCGGACGCGGCAACGGCCTGAAAATTGTGGTGCGCGAGATGGGTGCCAGCCTGCGTTACAGCGACGAGCGTCTGCTGCTGGCCTGCGGGGTAAACGTTATTGTGCCGACCAACGCGCCCATGTCGCGGTTTCTGACCACGCTGGAAGGCGTTCAGGGACAGGTGTTTAACCGTCGCGTTCCCGCCAGTCTTGAGGCGTTAACCGCATCGTTGCAGCCTCTGCATGAAAAAGGCTACCTGCGGCTTGACGCCTTCTGCCAGTCGGTCAGCCAGTTGATCAGTAATACTTTGCTGCCGGAAAATGATAAGGGCCTGCTGGTGGCGTTGCGGCCGGTGCCACAGCTTAAACCGCAGCAGATCCTGACACTTTGTAAGCCGCGCCGCTTTGGCGATCTGGTCACGGTACTGGAAGATCGCGTCATTCTGTTTCTCTCCTCCTGCCGCTATAACGATCTTGATAAAGCATTGAAATATATATTTTCACTGCCTCACGACGAGCTGTTTGCAAACCGAATGGTCTGGTTCGAGGATAATCAGATTTTTGCGGAAGTCAGCAATATTAAGAAACTGACGCCCATGGCGATTCAGGATCTGACGCCGGTATCAGAGACAACACGTGCCGCCGTTGAGCGCCATCACGAAACGCAGGAACGCTCAGCCCCCCTGCCCATCACTTTACTGCCGGAGAATGAATCCCGATGAACCTGATGGATTGGGTACAGATTGCGCTGCTGATCGTTGTTATCTTGCTGATTTTAAAGCCGGTCTGGCATCAGTGGCTGCCGCGTCGCTGGAACGGCCTGCTGAATCGGCTGTTGCCTGCTCGCGCGCTGAAGTCTGAAGGTCACTGGCAGCGTCAATCTCCAAAAACGGATGCAAAAATTAATGAAAAATGATCAACCCGCTGCGGCCCACTCTTCCCGGTTGTGGTCCTGCTGGCGCGGACTGGGCGGCTGGAACTTCTACTTTTTAGTCAAATTCGCCCTGCTGTGGTACGGCTACCTCAACTTTCATGCCCTGAGCAATCTGGTGTTTCTCGCCTGGCTGCTTTTCCCGCTGCCGTCGGTTCGCCTGCATCGCCTGCGCCACTGGGTCTCGATCCCGGTTGGCTTCGCGCTGTTCTGGCATGATACCTGGCTGCCGGGACTCAGCAGCATTCTCAGCCAGGGCGATCAGCTGGCGGGCTTCTCGGGTGCGTACCTGCTTGATCTGGCTGACCGTTTTATCAACTGGCAAATGGTGGGTGCCCTGTTTGTTCTGCTGGTGCTCTATCTGTTTATTTCGCAGTGGGTTCGCATCACCGTGCTGGTTTCATTGATGCTGATCTGGCTCAACGTGCTGACCATTGCGGGTCCGGCGATGTCGCTGCTGCCGACCCGCGCGACGACCCCGCAGGTGGTGCTGAATCAGACACCGGCTGCTGCCAGCCAGGCGGCGGCCGTGCCGGATGGGCTCGATCAGTCAGCCGCGCCCACCAGCGCCAGCCTGACCGCCTGGCTCAGCCGTTTTTATGAGAGTGAGCGCAAGCGCGTCACCCATTTCCCTGACAGCCTGCCGGCCGATTCGCAGCCGTTCGACATCCTGGTGATCAACATCTGTTCACTCGCCTGGTCCGACATGGATGCCTCCCAGCTGCGTAATCATCCGCTGTGGCAGCACTTTGACATCATGCTGACCAACTATAACTCCGCCACCAGCTACAGCGGACCGGCGGGGATCCGTCTGCTGCGTGCCAGCTGCGGTCAGACTTCGCACAGCGAACTCTACAAACCCACCGATTCACGCTGTTATCTGTTCGATAATCTGGCGAAGCTGGGCTTTAAAGAGCAGCTGATGATGGATCACACCGGCGTGTTCGGTAACTATCTCAAGGAACTGCGCGAGGGTGGCGATATTCAGGCACCGCTGATGTCGCAGGCGGGTATTGCCCCGGAGCTGACCTCATTCGACGGCTCGCCGGTGCTTAACGATGCCCAGCTGTTGCAGCGCTGGCTTGACGATCGCAGCAAGAGCAGCGATGCACGCAGCGCCACCTTCTACAACCTGATCCCGCTGCACGACGGTACCCGTGAGCTGGGCAGCACCCAGACTGCCCCGTGGAAGCCGCGCGCTCAGCTGCTGTTTGATCAAATCGACGCCTTCCTCACCCAGCTGGAGAAGTCGGGCCGCCGGGTGATGGTGCTGGTGGTGCCGGAGCATGGCGCCGCACTTGAGGGCGATAAGATGCAGATGTCAGGCCTGCGGGATATTCCCAGCCCTGCCATTACGCATGTGCCTGTGGGGATTAAGTTTGTCGGCATGAAGGCCCCGCATCAGGGACAATCCCTCAATATTGATGCACCGACCAGCCTGCTGGCGATTTCAGAAATTATGTCGCGGGTGGTGGACGGACAGGTATTTAATGCGCCGAATGTGAATATGTCGGTATTGACCGACAAACTGCCGCAGACACCGGTGGTGTCGGAAAACGACGGGGCGGTGGTGATGATGTATCAGGGCAAGCCCTGGATCAGGCTCAACGGCGGCGACTGGGTGCCCTATCCGCAGTAACGCATTATTGCCGGATAGCAGAAGTATGAGTCAGGCGCGGCTCAGCGCCTGACATACCGGGTTATCAGCCACAGAACGGCGGCCAGCGCCGCCGTTCTGCGATTGATCAGCGCTTCTCCTGAAACGCCTGCCAGGTCAGCAACTGCAGGCTGGCAGAGAAGTAGTTCTGATCGGCAGCCAGCTTATCGCTCAGATAGCCGGTCTCATTCAGCGTCAGGTCTCGCACCGCCAGCAGACCGCCCTCAAGGTGGTAAGGAGCTGGTGCATTCGCCAGCACATCGAACCAGGCGGGGGTCAGCATGCGGCTGTAACCCTGCCAGACGCGCTGAAACGGCACCAGCGCCAGACTGTGCGGGTCATACCACCAGATGTTCAGCGGCACGCGAATCGCGTCGTAGCTGAAGCGGTTTGAGTAACCCACCGCTGGCGCAACCGACCCATCCGCATTCAGCGCGACCCAGTCCAGTGGCAGGCCAGTTTTACCAAAGCTCAGCTTACCCAGCAGATCAAAACCATCGTTAATCAGCTTATCCCAGACCTGCAGATGACTGCGCTCGCCAAACTCCCGCCACGCCTGAAACAGGAAGTACGAAGGATTCAGCACCACATAGCTGGTTTTATTGAAGCCCTGCGCGCCCGGCAGCAGGACGGTATGGCCGCCGAAGCTCGTGACATCCAGCTTGATGATCGCGCGCTGAATGCGGTCTGACTCCTGCTGGTAACTCTCCACCTGCCATTTCTGTGCGGCGCGCTGTAGCGCCCATGCCAGCAGCACATCGCCATCCGAGGCGTTATTTTTGTCGGCAACCGGGTTGTCACTGCCCGGCACATAGCGCCAGTAGAAGAGATCGGTCTGCGGATTACGCAGCTGAGTGCGCGTCCACTGCCACAGCCGATCAAAGGTGGCGCGATCGTTGTTGGCCACCGCCAGCAACATGCCATACCCCTGACCTTCGGTGTGACTGACATTGTTATTGGCGGTATCCGTGATCCGCCCTTCGGCGGTCAGAAAACGACTTTTAAAGGTATCCCAGCCGCTGGCATTGGCCTGCGCGCTGCAGGCCAGCAGTAAAACAGAGCAGATCCAGCCCATCCAGAATGGCTTACGTTTCATTTCTGATCCTATTGATATCGATAGTGCAGCGTACTGCCATCGTTGAGTTCAAGCGTCACCGGCACCATTCTGCTGCCGCCCTGGCCCTGCAACCAGCCTGAAAAAAGCCCGGCGATGACCGCACCAAACGCCGCCTGCCAGTCAGCCGGAGAATGGCGATTGTCGCCTGCCGGTAAGGCGTGATACGCAATCAGCAGCGCCTTCTCTTCCGGCTGAAGCTGCACAAAGCCCCAGTTAAACCGCGCCAGTTGCAGGTTGGCCTCACGCTCCAGATCCTGCACGGTGCGCGACTCTGGCAAAGGATAGCGGGTCGCCAGCGATTCACCCATCCTGTAGAGAAAAGCTTCCGCCTCCTGCTGACCGGCGTTGGCGATCATCCCGTCAATCAGCACGCTGACCAGGTCAAACCAGCCCGGCTGATAAGGATGTGATACCCCCGAATGCTCACTCATTACTTCTCTCCGAACAGGTAACGGACATAGAGCCGGGCGCTGCTTTCGTTGTAGTCACCAAAGGTGTCATAACCCAGCTGGCCGCCAATCGTCACATCTTTATTGAGTTTGTAGTCCGCCCCGGCGTGCAGGTTATAGCCGATGCCGTTTTTACTGCCGCCAGAGTAGTACGCGTCTTTCACGCTGCCGCTGGCAGCAAGGGATGCCAGCTCTGACTGCAGGCTGGCATCCGCCGGGAAGTACGCGCTCTTATCCTGACTGTAGGTCTGATAACCGGCGGCACCGCCAATATTCACTTTGAGATCGTCAAACTTGCGTGAGAACTCTATCGGGAACGAGACCGACGCGTAGTTCTGCGGGCTGAAGTAGCCGCCCTGCCCGTAGCTGAAGTAGCTGAGGTTTTTTGAGAAGTCCATCCACGCCAGACTCATGCCCACTTTCAGCTCGCGGTCGTCACTGTGGAACGGACGAACATACGCCCCGGCGGTCGCCTGCAGGTTATTGTTGCTGGCAACATTTTCACCAAGGTAGCTGTAAGCGCCGCCGCCAGCGTAGAAGCCCGCATCGCCATTATCGTAGCTTAACAGGGCGTTCGCGCCGTTCTTCGTGACGCGTCCCCAGCGTTTGCCGCTGGCTTTATCTTCTGCGCCGACGTAAGAGAGCAGGCTGTCGGTAATCGCGCGACGCTCACCGGTCAGGATCAGCGTCAGGAAGTCGGTGAGTTTCGGTGACCACTGCACCCCCCCGACCAGCGTACTGAGATCCTGGCCCAGCGGCGTACTGCCGATATCCACTTTGTAGCTATCGCCCTTCAGCGCCAGATTCAGCTCGACGCCAGAAGCGGTCTGCGAATCGGTGGTCGCGTTGGGCAGATCATTCACCGTCGCGCCGCCTGCGGCCACAACGCGGCCCTGGCTCAGCGCATTGGTGCCGAAACGACGCCAGGCATCGGCGGCGCCACTGCCTGCCGTGAGTGAGACCGGCGTGGCGGTAAAGTCGAGGCGCGCCGTTTCAAACGGCACGGTGGAGAAGGTCAGCGGCGCTTTGGCTTCCGTCAGTTTGCTCAGGCCCGACTCGCCGTCGCGCCCGCGCACCTGCACCATGCCCTGACTCCAGGTAGCCGTTTTCTCCTGCAGCGAATCCATCATGGTATTGACGTCATGCAGAACCTGTGACTGCTGAGAAACCGTTGTGCTGCCCGCAGCCGGTTCGCCCTGTGATGTCACGCCAGCAGTCTGGCCCACCGGTGCCGCCTGCCACGGCAGCACGGTGCCGTAGCTGGACGGTGAGCGTCCCACCGGCGAGGTGGTGCGGTTGATAAACGGATTGTCCGCCAGTGCCAGGCCGCCCACGGTCGGCACGCTGCCAGGCTGCGCGCCCTGCAGGCCAGTCAGCTGCGCGCGCGCGGAACGCAGATACGCCATCGCCTGTGAATGGTTGCCATTGGCTTCGGCGACACGTGCCAGCAACAGCAGGCGATCCGGCGTCTGCGTGGTGGTGTTAAGGCCGCGGCTCAGCTCGTTAGCACGCGGCACATTGTTCTGCGCCAGCGCGACGTTGATGGCCCCGACGCGCGCATCCTGGGTCGGCGTATCCTGGGTCATCAGGTAGTCATAGACTACGCCCGCATCCCGGTTCATCTTGCCGTCCTGATAGAGGCGGGCCATCGCGAACATCAGGTCGCGGTTCTGCGGATCCTGCTGCAGCGCGCCAATCAGCTTGTCATAAGCCACCGCGTACTGCCGCTGCTGCCGCAGGCGATCCACTTCGTTAATCAGATAGCCGTTACGAATACCCGCGAGCTGCGTCGGGGTGCTGCGCGCCTGCAGCTCCGGGTTGCTGAGGAAGCGCTGCGCCTCACCGCCGAGGCCCGCCTGATTCAGCACCGCCATCTGCGCGGCATAATCGCCCGCGTTGCCCTGCACGCCACGCTGCAGGTTCGTCCGCACCACCGACACCGCGCTGGTGAGATCGCCCGCCTTTGCCAGCTTCTGCGCCAGGTTTCCGGC
This genomic window contains:
- the bcsB gene encoding cellulose biosynthesis cyclic di-GMP-binding regulatory protein BcsB is translated as MTTTGINRWVAALLLGSATLSSAVAQESAPVMATGETAVQSLPQQPAAPLRSSQLSFAKLAPPPGSMTLSGTRPSGQIEFGVRSDEVVTRALLNLSYRPSPALLPTLSQLKVYLNDELVSLITLTPEQIGKQNQMQLAIDPRFITDFNRVRFELVGHYANICENPANSTIWLDIGKESGLALTLQKLPLKNDLSHFPEPFLDTRDTRPLTLPMVFAARPDVNQQRAAAILASWFGSKAAWRGQHFPVLYNQLPQQQHAVVFATNDARPDFLKNLPPVMKPTVAMVSQPDSPYEKMLLILGRNDDDLLTAVQGIAQGELLLRGDSATVDRVTLLAPRQPYDAPNWVRTDRRTTFAELTQYENQLQSDGLQPNPISLTLNLPPDLFLVRARGIDMDLSYRYTSPVHPDGSRLAVNLNNQFIQDYPLVPKNTAGQQLLHIPLIQGMMDKNHELLIPALRLGVVNQLRFDFDYANTFMGGTADGRCETVTPVGHHVVVDDSSSIDFSGYRHYIEMPSLQSWANAGFPFSRYADLAQTLVLVQPNPDAQQVSTLLNALGNMGAQTGYPALRVQLTDDWSTAKKQDADLLMIGDIPKDLQDDRRITALVDATASWLKTPARKVSQPVQPLSEAERAAESTTAIGSRGPLATVIGFQSPFYDQRSVVALLADGSPRSWQLLDEALADSGKRQAISGSTAIIRESGVNSLRVGETYFVGHLPWWERLWSLLSSHPFWLALCALFVVVLFALMTWRLMRIITRRRLLDEDE
- the bcsA gene encoding UDP-forming cellulose synthase catalytic subunit, whose amino-acid sequence is MNPLRWLLTAPAWQSLHSGYTTARGNGASRFASALHLFWSVLGLMLLRFESPAWQRVIQQRRRLYPHISPERPRPLDILRYLIQTLWLIVIRLPGAGGRDGVNRLSVLTGWRHHGYRWLDNLVARSQTHSIDTRLEQRLKRLSPLMRRSLFVVVALFASLLALLCISQPFGLMTQFIFVVLLWGLAMLVRRIPGRFPTMMLIVLSLTVSCRYLWWRYTSTLNWDDPLSLIFGLLLIAAETYAWVVLVLGYFQTLWPLNRQPVSMPADRSQWPSVDLLVPTYNEPLSVVRPTLYAALGIDWPKDRLTIYLLDDGNRPEFRDFAASVGINYVVRPSNEHAKAGNINHALKKYCRSDFVSIFDCDHVPTRSFLQMAMGWFIKDPRLAMLQTPHHFFSPDPFERNLGRFRRTPNEGSLFYGLVQDGNDTWDATFFCGSCAILRRTALEEIGGIAVETVTEDAHTSLRLHRRGYTSAYIRIPQAAGLATESLSAHIGQRIRWARGMVQIFRLDNPLFGKGLKWVQRLCYANAMLHFLSGIPRLVFLLAPLAFLLCHAYIIYAPALAIAIYVLPHMLHTSLTNSRIQGRWRHSFWSEVYETVLAWYIARPTTVALFNPHKGKFNVTAKGGLVEEQHLDWVITKPYMLLVLLNLAGVLMAFWRIQHGPANEILTVCVSLIWVIYNMIILGGAVAVSVEARQIREAHRVEIAMPAAIAREDGHMLPCTLRDYSDGGVGLEMREPDALREDEKVWLLLRRGQQEFSFPCQVQRVFGRRAGVRLHQLTTQQHIDFIQCTFARADTWALWQDGFPEDKPVQSLADIMILGFKGYLRLAEYGPPQLRRLFNLLTAGVSWLASLLPQGIGRVPASKNLH
- the bcsQ gene encoding cellulose biosynthesis protein BcsQ — its product is MPLIALQGVRGGIGTTSLCAGLGWALATLGERVLLIDGSPISQLGVHFNLPAQQESGWMQALCDDGEWQHAALRYPNGPDLLPHGVLSHQHALTIAHQNEAVAAPLLQALPDLQARYQWIIFDLPADPLPWHETLFPALDGILCVTQPDANCHLRLSQRHFPARTRFIINQFNANSRLQQDLHQLWMASLTELIPLLIHRDEALAEALMMKQPVGEYRPHALVSEEIVTLANWLLLNLNGVRS
- the bcsR gene encoding cellulose biosynthesis protein BcsR; this encodes MKNQNLYTPVATAGDRQDDISALRDAFSLHSFRYVDIAREERLKEIVSRWPLLAETLPSQPEQSD
- the bcsE gene encoding cellulose biosynthesis protein BcsE, producing the protein MKNSFSLGLLHVQPELTALQTPGCYWVTCARQDDARTFIRQVISHQQAVTLISADQPPRDLLTPDPVGGPDRIPLFSLPKSKRSLLQLESDFLRTFGSKNGLVIFNSSAAQWDKLDDAELTRWIKGMRHTLHKRKLTLLIVTSGSTIINLSNNLQRYFRQLDGVAHLGFQQDSWQYRINWWYAAERLLADRAIRLGCEEDRFFTLNENQEPLSLNDEQHYLADKIVLEGAPPLSRQWQLFDDNEQVWLRAQQANAATVIFSLTRSDLINELAKFVHSLRRGRGNGLKIVVREMGASLRYSDERLLLACGVNVIVPTNAPMSRFLTTLEGVQGQVFNRRVPASLEALTASLQPLHEKGYLRLDAFCQSVSQLISNTLLPENDKGLLVALRPVPQLKPQQILTLCKPRRFGDLVTVLEDRVILFLSSCRYNDLDKALKYIFSLPHDELFANRMVWFEDNQIFAEVSNIKKLTPMAIQDLTPVSETTRAAVERHHETQERSAPLPITLLPENESR
- the bcsF gene encoding cellulose biosynthesis protein BcsF; this translates as MNLMDWVQIALLIVVILLILKPVWHQWLPRRWNGLLNRLLPARALKSEGHWQRQSPKTDAKINEK
- the bcsG gene encoding cellulose biosynthesis protein BcsG, with the protein product MKNDQPAAAHSSRLWSCWRGLGGWNFYFLVKFALLWYGYLNFHALSNLVFLAWLLFPLPSVRLHRLRHWVSIPVGFALFWHDTWLPGLSSILSQGDQLAGFSGAYLLDLADRFINWQMVGALFVLLVLYLFISQWVRITVLVSLMLIWLNVLTIAGPAMSLLPTRATTPQVVLNQTPAAASQAAAVPDGLDQSAAPTSASLTAWLSRFYESERKRVTHFPDSLPADSQPFDILVINICSLAWSDMDASQLRNHPLWQHFDIMLTNYNSATSYSGPAGIRLLRASCGQTSHSELYKPTDSRCYLFDNLAKLGFKEQLMMDHTGVFGNYLKELREGGDIQAPLMSQAGIAPELTSFDGSPVLNDAQLLQRWLDDRSKSSDARSATFYNLIPLHDGTRELGSTQTAPWKPRAQLLFDQIDAFLTQLEKSGRRVMVLVVPEHGAALEGDKMQMSGLRDIPSPAITHVPVGIKFVGMKAPHQGQSLNIDAPTSLLAISEIMSRVVDGQVFNAPNVNMSVLTDKLPQTPVVSENDGAVVMMYQGKPWIRLNGGDWVPYPQ